A part of Saccharomonospora amisosensis genomic DNA contains:
- a CDS encoding HAD-IB family hydrolase — translation MADHSDVTQARAPSGVAAFFDLDKTIIASSSALAFSKPFLRQGLINRRAALKSAYAQLVFALSGADADRTERLRAEISSLCAGWDVEQVRSVVNETLHDVVAPLVYAEAADLIEQHKLSGHDVIVLSATGEEVVTPIAEMLGTTHSMGSRMRIVDGRYSGDLDFYCYGEYKAIAARKLASEHGYDLASCHAYSDSSTDLPLLEVVGNPHVVNPDRTLRKLATERGWPVHSFSNPVSLRARLPSPSATAVAVGLGMGAVAAGATLYGLSRRKRRD, via the coding sequence GTGGCCGACCACAGCGACGTAACCCAAGCCCGCGCCCCCTCCGGCGTAGCGGCGTTCTTCGATCTCGACAAGACGATCATCGCTTCCTCCAGTGCTCTCGCCTTCAGCAAGCCGTTCCTGCGGCAAGGGCTGATAAACCGGCGCGCGGCACTCAAGAGCGCGTACGCACAGCTGGTCTTCGCGCTGTCCGGCGCCGACGCCGACAGAACGGAACGGCTGCGAGCCGAGATCTCCTCACTGTGTGCAGGCTGGGATGTCGAACAGGTCAGGTCGGTCGTCAACGAGACACTGCACGACGTGGTGGCGCCGCTGGTATACGCGGAGGCGGCCGATCTCATCGAACAGCACAAGTTGTCCGGCCACGACGTGATCGTGCTGTCCGCCACCGGCGAGGAAGTTGTCACTCCGATCGCAGAGATGCTCGGCACCACTCACAGCATGGGTAGCCGGATGCGCATCGTCGACGGGCGCTACTCCGGCGACCTCGATTTCTACTGCTACGGCGAGTACAAGGCGATCGCGGCCCGGAAGCTGGCCTCGGAGCACGGGTACGATCTGGCGTCCTGCCACGCATACAGTGACTCCAGCACCGATCTCCCGCTGCTGGAGGTCGTCGGCAACCCGCACGTCGTCAACCCGGACCGAACCCTGCGAAAGCTCGCCACCGAACGTGGTTGGCCGGTGCACTCGTTCAGCAACCCGGTGTCGTTGCGTGCGCGACTACCGTCACCGTCGGCCACAGCCGTCGCCGTGGGTCTGGGGATGGGTGCCGTGGCGGCGGGCGCGACGTTGTACGGACTGTCCCGCCGCAAGCGCAGGGATTGA
- a CDS encoding glycoside hydrolase family 3 protein has translation MTTVTARPWRSRAVVLAVLLAMTVSHTMPRAISAHEAAAADRGGTTAGDDWVERTLRGMSIEEKVGQLFAVDVWGKSAHEAHPENQRRYGVETPAEVVRRYQVGGVIYFNHSGTDNVEDPAQVARLSNGLQRAALSSGEHVPLLLSVDQEGGRVTRVAEPATEYPSAMALGATRDVSGARTMAAVSGKELRAMGITQNFAPTADVNSNPLNPIIGSRSFSSNPDLAARFVAAQVEGYQHDGTPAETVSAAAKHFPGHGDAGTDSHTGLPRIDRTEAQWRAADLPPFRAAVDAGVDAIMTAHISVPSLDPSGEPATLSKPIMTGLLREELAYDGVVVTDSLRMRGVRQLHPDAEIPVLALEAGVDQMLMPPDLPLAIDSVLAAVRGGRLTESRIDTSVRRILELKHSRGIVAKPFVEERAVADKVGTPHNLDSVQRVTDSAPTVLRDEAGLLPVGRDSGQLLVTGWNRPEYPGYPAEPVHALAQSLGTTAKALATGADPDAATVTRAVSAARDAAVVVVLTNDLRGNPGQRDLVNRLLTTGKPVVAVAVREPYDAGYADAPTWVTTYDWRAVSMRSLAKVLRGERAPSGKLPVDVPHGQDPDTVLYPYGHGLTW, from the coding sequence TTGACCACCGTTACCGCTCGGCCGTGGAGAAGTCGTGCCGTCGTACTCGCCGTACTACTCGCTATGACGGTTTCCCACACCATGCCTCGGGCGATCTCCGCTCATGAGGCCGCGGCTGCGGACCGCGGCGGAACAACGGCGGGTGACGACTGGGTGGAACGGACGCTGCGCGGCATGAGCATCGAGGAGAAGGTCGGCCAACTGTTCGCCGTGGACGTGTGGGGCAAATCCGCCCACGAGGCACACCCTGAGAACCAACGACGATACGGCGTCGAAACGCCCGCCGAGGTCGTGCGCCGCTATCAAGTCGGTGGCGTCATCTATTTCAACCACTCCGGCACCGACAACGTGGAGGACCCGGCGCAGGTCGCGAGGCTGTCTAACGGCCTGCAGCGCGCCGCACTCTCCTCGGGAGAGCACGTCCCGTTGCTCCTGTCAGTCGACCAGGAAGGTGGCAGGGTGACGCGCGTCGCCGAACCCGCCACCGAGTATCCGAGTGCCATGGCACTCGGCGCGACCCGCGACGTGTCCGGTGCCCGAACCATGGCCGCGGTCAGTGGCAAGGAATTGCGCGCCATGGGCATCACCCAGAACTTCGCCCCGACGGCCGATGTCAACTCCAACCCGTTGAATCCGATCATCGGTTCCCGTTCGTTCTCCTCGAACCCCGACCTGGCCGCGCGTTTCGTGGCCGCCCAGGTTGAGGGTTACCAGCACGACGGAACGCCTGCCGAGACCGTGTCGGCCGCGGCCAAGCACTTTCCGGGCCACGGGGACGCCGGGACCGACAGCCACACGGGATTGCCCCGGATCGACCGCACCGAGGCGCAGTGGCGAGCAGCGGACCTACCGCCGTTTCGGGCAGCCGTCGATGCGGGCGTCGACGCCATCATGACCGCTCACATCTCCGTTCCGAGCCTCGACCCTTCGGGCGAGCCTGCCACGCTGTCAAAGCCGATCATGACAGGGCTGCTTCGTGAAGAACTCGCCTACGACGGGGTTGTCGTCACCGATTCGCTACGGATGCGGGGTGTGCGCCAGCTACACCCGGACGCGGAGATCCCGGTGCTCGCGCTCGAGGCAGGCGTGGACCAGATGCTGATGCCACCCGACCTTCCGCTCGCGATCGACAGCGTGCTCGCCGCGGTGCGGGGCGGGCGACTGACCGAGAGCCGAATCGACACCAGCGTGCGACGCATACTCGAACTGAAACACAGCCGGGGCATCGTCGCGAAGCCGTTCGTCGAAGAGCGGGCGGTGGCCGACAAGGTGGGGACACCACACAATCTCGACAGCGTCCAGCGTGTCACGGACAGCGCGCCGACCGTGCTCCGCGACGAGGCGGGCCTGCTACCGGTCGGGCGCGACTCCGGACAGCTGCTCGTCACAGGGTGGAACCGACCCGAGTATCCAGGCTATCCGGCCGAGCCCGTGCACGCGCTCGCCCAGAGCCTCGGTACGACGGCGAAGGCGCTGGCGACCGGCGCCGATCCGGACGCGGCGACGGTGACCCGCGCGGTTAGTGCGGCTCGCGATGCGGCCGTCGTGGTGGTGCTGACCAACGACCTGCGCGGAAACCCCGGTCAGCGTGACCTCGTCAACCGTCTGCTCACCACAGGGAAGCCCGTGGTGGCGGTGGCGGTGCGGGAGCCCTACGACGCGGGCTACGCCGATGCGCCGACGTGGGTAACCACCTACGACTGGCGCGCGGTGTCAATGCGGTCGTTGGCGAAGGTGCTGCGGGGTGAACGGGCACCGAGCGGCAAGCTTCCCGTGGACGTGCCGCACGGGCAGGACCCGGATACCGTCCTTTACCCCTACGGCCATGGACTTACCTGGTGA